The Desulfolucanica intricata genome has a segment encoding these proteins:
- a CDS encoding DUF3243 domain-containing protein: MMQFSQISNQISNWENWKRFLGQAVEYASELGVPKERISSLAHQAGEILATSVPPANPEQKALKELWQVADDQEKHIIAGLMTKLVSSR; the protein is encoded by the coding sequence ATGATGCAATTCAGTCAAATTTCAAATCAAATTTCAAATTGGGAGAATTGGAAAAGATTTTTGGGACAGGCTGTAGAATATGCCAGTGAATTGGGTGTTCCCAAAGAAAGAATTTCATCTCTGGCTCATCAAGCCGGGGAGATATTAGCAACGAGCGTTCCTCCTGCAAATCCTGAGCAAAAAGCTTTAAAAGAGCTTTGGCAAGTAGCTGATGATCAAGAAAAACATATAATTGCCGGCTTAATGACTAAACTTGTTAGCAGCAGATAA
- a CDS encoding TldD/PmbA family protein produces the protein MFDKKLLQNVLETALSKGGDFADIYVENKRATAIRCEAGKIERVHSGVDLGAGIRVLSGENTAYAYTNDVSKEGLLAAARTVSQATRGTYKDVNLDLRTINPAVKFDFLEPPKDISTEQKVKLVESADKAARSIEEDAVKQVIVGYGDATTKVTIANSDGEVVEDERIRTRLLVQVVAAKNDTIQTGYDAVGGLSGFELFKNFDPGELAVSVAKRAVKMLSAKPAPTGKMPVVMAGEAGGTMVHEACGHGLEADLVQKKLSVYSGKKGQKVASDTVTVIDDATMSNKYGSYAVDDEGVLAQPVTLIKNGVLEDYLYDRLTAGKDNRLSNGHGRRESYQHKPIPRMGNTYIAPGNWEPEKIIREIKEGLLVKKMGGGQVNTTTGDFVFDVAEGYIIQDGEIGPMVRGATLTGNGPHVLQTIDMIGSDLGFTIGTCGKDGQGVPVSDAQPTIAIKEILVGGTEVTGQSNSQICRL, from the coding sequence TTGTTTGACAAAAAATTATTACAGAATGTACTGGAAACTGCCTTATCCAAAGGAGGAGATTTTGCAGACATATATGTAGAAAATAAAAGGGCAACCGCTATAAGGTGTGAGGCCGGAAAAATAGAACGGGTGCATTCCGGTGTGGATTTGGGTGCGGGTATTCGTGTTTTGTCCGGTGAAAATACGGCTTATGCTTATACTAATGATGTAAGTAAAGAAGGGTTACTTGCAGCAGCAAGAACTGTTAGCCAGGCCACAAGGGGCACATATAAAGATGTAAATTTGGATTTGCGAACAATAAACCCGGCAGTAAAGTTTGACTTTTTAGAACCACCTAAGGATATATCAACTGAACAAAAAGTGAAATTAGTTGAGTCAGCCGATAAAGCTGCCAGGTCTATAGAGGAAGATGCTGTTAAACAGGTTATAGTTGGTTATGGAGATGCTACAACTAAGGTAACTATAGCAAATAGTGATGGGGAAGTTGTTGAAGACGAGCGTATTCGTACCCGCCTTTTAGTACAGGTGGTCGCTGCAAAAAATGATACTATTCAAACGGGTTACGACGCAGTTGGGGGATTAAGTGGTTTTGAATTATTTAAAAATTTTGATCCGGGTGAACTGGCTGTTTCTGTAGCAAAACGTGCGGTTAAAATGTTATCTGCTAAACCGGCTCCGACGGGCAAAATGCCGGTGGTAATGGCCGGTGAAGCAGGTGGAACAATGGTTCATGAGGCTTGTGGGCATGGTTTAGAGGCGGATTTGGTGCAAAAAAAACTATCAGTTTATTCCGGTAAAAAGGGGCAAAAAGTAGCGTCAGATACAGTTACAGTAATTGATGATGCTACTATGTCAAATAAGTATGGTTCTTATGCTGTTGATGATGAAGGTGTTTTAGCTCAGCCTGTGACCTTAATCAAAAACGGGGTTTTAGAAGATTACTTGTATGACCGCCTAACAGCGGGAAAAGATAATCGTTTATCAAATGGTCATGGCAGGCGGGAATCATACCAGCACAAACCTATTCCCAGAATGGGGAATACATATATAGCTCCGGGTAATTGGGAGCCGGAAAAAATTATACGTGAAATAAAAGAAGGATTGCTAGTGAAAAAAATGGGTGGCGGTCAGGTTAATACTACCACCGGAGATTTTGTTTTTGATGTGGCTGAGGGATATATAATTCAGGATGGCGAAATAGGACCCATGGTTCGGGGGGCAACTTTAACCGGAAACGGCCCCCATGTATTGCAGACTATTGATATGATAGGCAGTGACTTAGGATTTACTATCGGAACTTGTGGTAAAGATGGTCAAGGTGTACCGGTCAGTGATGCACAGCCAACAATTGCGATTAAAGAAATTCTTGTGGGGGGAACGGAAGTTACAGGGCAGTCCAATTCCCAAATCTGCCGTCTATAA
- a CDS encoding type 4a pilus biogenesis protein PilO has protein sequence MIYKIKEKLLNLSLREKTLIGILACLVFVLLTVHQYNSYYSLQKQLYIKRQQIIQINKQIASLPGEKAAMKKIQERLQGKENYFSREINDGTALEIIGLIANNCNLRLNSFIPQEPVVKDYYNELPVKCVITGEFSKLITFVEQIEHQPNLIVIKDMVLENPVNKNETNDAIAKISLVMYSQRTNIVKKDIN, from the coding sequence ATGATTTATAAAATAAAAGAAAAATTATTAAATCTATCATTACGCGAAAAAACATTAATTGGTATTTTAGCTTGTCTGGTATTTGTACTATTAACGGTACATCAGTATAATTCTTACTATAGTTTGCAAAAACAACTTTATATTAAGAGGCAGCAGATAATACAAATTAATAAGCAAATTGCCTCTTTACCCGGTGAAAAAGCAGCTATGAAAAAAATTCAAGAGCGTTTGCAGGGTAAGGAAAATTATTTTTCCCGGGAGATAAATGACGGAACAGCCTTGGAAATCATAGGTTTAATAGCAAACAATTGTAATTTGCGGCTTAATTCATTTATCCCTCAAGAACCGGTAGTAAAAGATTATTACAATGAACTGCCTGTAAAATGTGTTATTACAGGAGAATTTTCCAAGTTAATAACTTTTGTTGAGCAGATCGAACACCAGCCAAATTTAATTGTAATTAAGGATATGGTCCTCGAAAATCCTGTTAACAAAAATGAAACTAACGATGCAATAGCAAAAATTTCCTTGGTTATGTATTCTCAAAGAACTAATATAGTAAAAAAAGATATAAATTAA
- a CDS encoding PilN domain-containing protein, which translates to MYKVNLLPSELKSDYSNWKALTLKVLIFMFILLLSGIYCGLLNEYRLLRQDAAALEKVLQDKSSELQNLEHIIKDTTENGTKLSTLDNLVKNRVAWSELLLDLELIRPVDIQFTEIKISQNNVDDTGVSDKVYSQGKETIQRQAFTVVEIMGEAGSINSVTKLYKELCNKLYFQEVRLKSVEQNKDFDYAEIKFMISVILKEKDNDL; encoded by the coding sequence ATGTATAAGGTAAATTTATTACCTTCTGAATTAAAAAGTGATTATTCTAATTGGAAGGCACTAACTTTAAAGGTGCTTATCTTTATGTTTATTTTGTTGCTGTCCGGTATATATTGTGGGTTATTAAATGAATATAGATTATTGAGACAAGATGCAGCAGCATTAGAAAAGGTACTACAAGATAAATCCAGTGAACTGCAGAATTTAGAGCATATAATAAAAGACACTACTGAAAACGGGACCAAACTGAGTACACTGGATAATTTAGTAAAAAACCGGGTTGCCTGGTCTGAGCTGCTATTAGATTTAGAATTAATTCGACCTGTCGATATACAATTTACAGAAATAAAGATTTCTCAAAACAATGTAGATGACACCGGAGTTTCCGACAAAGTATATTCTCAGGGAAAAGAAACAATACAAAGACAAGCATTTACTGTTGTTGAGATTATGGGGGAGGCCGGTTCTATTAACTCGGTGACTAAATTATACAAAGAATTATGTAATAAATTATATTTTCAAGAAGTTAGGCTGAAATCCGTAGAACAAAATAAAGATTTTGATTATGCAGAAATTAAATTTATGATTTCTGTAATACTAAAGGAAAAGGATAATGATTTATAA
- the pilM gene encoding type IV pilus biogenesis protein PilM encodes MFKRFLTRPKKFVGVELGKEKIKVAVIEWNGKLNVCSLSSAATPSEWNEPQDEEGDNGNLVAALCQAADEAGVMNEKIFFTIEGNQITLRHIKIPFMSKRELAKAVKWEMNRLFPDLSDEIIYRYLVLGRIDENHRKYLNVLLITVKKKLVIKYYNIFQACGLKLTSFDISALALWRLYKDDYNENVALVYLSNSMAHMIVMKDNQINFIRSFSKYNLQNLLKQLEITLQYFKHNFSLPAIQRLILSGKYNEYNNILTLVEKKTGIPAKFGSPSILKHSVSIDPDFEVALGLALGGVI; translated from the coding sequence TTGTTTAAAAGATTTTTAACAAGGCCTAAAAAATTTGTAGGGGTAGAATTAGGTAAAGAAAAAATTAAAGTAGCTGTGATTGAATGGAACGGTAAACTAAATGTTTGCAGTTTATCCAGTGCAGCTACACCGTCAGAATGGAATGAGCCGCAGGATGAAGAAGGAGATAATGGTAATTTAGTTGCGGCTTTATGCCAGGCTGCAGATGAGGCCGGCGTAATGAATGAGAAAATATTTTTTACTATTGAAGGAAATCAGATAACCTTACGCCATATAAAAATACCGTTCATGTCTAAACGTGAATTGGCTAAAGCTGTTAAATGGGAAATGAACAGACTATTCCCTGATTTATCGGATGAAATAATCTACCGCTATTTAGTATTAGGTCGAATAGATGAAAATCATCGAAAATACTTAAATGTGTTATTAATCACAGTAAAAAAGAAATTAGTTATAAAATACTATAATATATTTCAAGCTTGCGGCTTAAAACTAACATCTTTTGATATTTCGGCATTGGCTTTGTGGAGATTATATAAAGATGATTATAATGAAAACGTTGCTCTGGTGTATTTAAGTAACAGTATGGCACACATGATTGTGATGAAAGATAATCAGATTAATTTTATACGATCTTTCTCAAAATATAATCTACAAAATCTATTAAAGCAATTAGAAATAACTCTACAATATTTTAAACATAACTTTTCTTTACCCGCTATTCAAAGGCTTATTTTAAGTGGTAAATATAATGAATATAATAATATACTAACTTTAGTGGAAAAGAAAACGGGAATTCCGGCAAAGTTTGGTTCCCCTTCAATTTTAAAACATTCCGTTTCTATTGATCCTGACTTCGAGGTAGCACTGGGGTTAGCTCTCGGAGGGGTAATATAG